The following is a genomic window from Deinococcus sp. LM3.
CCTGTCGTTCCCGACCGTGAATGCCGGACCCTGGGGCCGGGACTACCACCAGCAGTTCGAACGGATTCATCAGCCCTACTCGTTCGGGACGCTGCCGGAACTCGTGTGGCGGCTCGCGCTCATGCCTGCGCTGGTGACCCCACAGGGGCCGGGCCGCCCGGACTGATTCCGGCCGGTCGTCCGGGCGGTGTCCATGTCATTTTTCGCGTCTTGAAGGACGTCTACCGTCACCATACGCGTCAATCTCATGGCGGCGGTATGCAACCGCACCGTCGCCAGCGTGGCGTGACTTTCACAGGAGGTCAATAATGTAACTGTGCAAATCTTCAAGCAGCCGTTCCAAAGGAGCATTACCCGGGGCTGACGGTTGAGCGGCTTTGTGAGCGCTTCTGGCATCTTTCACCATACTGAAAAGGAGATCATCCCCTCCCGGATCACTCATCGACGGGAGAAAAATACCTGCTGCCATTTTTGAATGCTGCCGGAAGTCTGGAACATCTTCGATGGAACATGCCTTTAGCAGAAGGTCTGAGAGAATGCCCACCCGCAACCGCTGATCTGGTGTCCACGTTTTGCAATCAAGCAAGAGGCCCTGCAAGGCCGCCCAGTACCCATCGAGAAGTTGAACGGTATAGAGGTGCGGCCGAATAGCCAGGAGCAAACGCCGCATCTCCAGATTGTCCGTCGTCGCATGGGCGGCAACCCCGCGTATATCAGGATCACCCGCAAGTAACTTTCGGCGAAAATCTAAAAATGGCAGACCATTTGGGCCGCCAACAATGAGGACATCACAAACTGTTTGATCATGGATGCCCTCTGGCCCCGGATTAAGAACTGCAATCATGGTCATGGTATTGGACCTATCATACGGATTCCGTCTGTTTCGCTGACAATCAGGGACTTCACCGGATTGCCAGCTCCACGCCTGGAGGGGCGTTTCTCTCCCACTCTGCAGAGCAGCTCTGCAAGTCGCATCCGCTCCGATTGAATGTCTTTGCAGGCCATTCAATCGGAGTCCATATCATATGCTGGCCAGTGTTAAGAGAATTGGCGGCTTCCTCATCATGCATTTTATCAGTAGGCAATAGACCCCTCCCCTGCGAAAGCAGATTTTCGGCCTATCCCGTCCCTCCGCTTTTACTGCCTATATAAGGAATTCGAACACAGATTCGAGGACCAGAGGGACTTTCGCAGGAGGTCTAGTGTTTTGGCAGCTCAGGGCCGCGCAGGAAGGCCGCGCCCAGCAGGGCGGCGTTCTCGAAATGCTGGCTCTGCCGCACCTGGGTGCCGGGCGGCAGCCGTGACTGCAGGGAATCGCTGAACTGCCCGGAGGCCCGGCTGATGTTTCCGCCAGCACCACCCGTTGCGGCCCGAACGCCTGCACCCAGGGGCCAGGACGTCCCCGAGCGTCTGTCCGAACGCCGTCCAGACCGGCCCGGACTGACTGGCGTCCAGTGCGGCCAGCTGCCGGGCGTCCAGCGCCACGCCCAGGTGCCGGTGGGTCAGGCGGGTCAGGGCGGCGCCGCTCACGGCGTCCTCGACGGTGGCGCCGCGGAACGGGGTGTTCCACAGTTCCCCGCGGGCGGCACGCCGGGGCCACCGGTCTGGACCTGTTCCGGCGCGGATGAAGCCCGAGCCGATGCCGGTCCCGAGGGTCACGCCGATGGTGTCGAGCTGTTCGCCCGCACCGGCCCACCATTCCCCGAGGGCGAACAGGTCCGCGTCGTTCCCGAACAGGATGGGGGTGTCCTGCAGGGGCGTGCCGCGCAGCCGGGCCAAGAGGGCGGCGCGGGCGTCCTGGCCGTGCAGCGCCCGGAACTTGTGGTCATGCCGGACACGCCGCGCGCCGCGTCGAAGGACCGGGGACGGCCAGTCCGAGGTGCGTGACCGTGACGGCCTCACCGGTCCCGGCGAGGGCTGCGAGGGCCGCTTCGGCCCAGCCGCCGATCAGGTGTCGTGCGGGGCGTCATGGGACAGGTCCAGCCGGATGGGGGCAGCGGTCACGGCGCGGCCGCGCAGTCGACGGGCGCGGCGGTCACGTGACTCCCGCCGATGTCGAGCGCGACGGCGACTGCGCGGCGGGAAACGGAGTGGGGTTCGGACGAATCGGGTTCGGACGGGTGCGTCATGCTGGACCTCTGCTGGGACGGGAAGGGAGAGGGAACGGGCGGCCGGTTTCAGGTCAGGGCGACCGCGCGGAAGTCGTTGAGGTTATGGCCGGTCAGGCCGGTGTGCAGGGTGTCCCCGAGCGCCTCGAAGAAGGTGTGAGAGTCGTGGCGGCGCAGGAACTCGCGCGGGTCGAGTCCCAGGTGTCCGGCGCGGAGCAGGCTGTCCGGGGTCAGGAACGCGCCGGCGGCGGGCTGCTGCCGTCCTGTCCGTCCGTACCGGCCGACAGGGCGTGGACT
Proteins encoded in this region:
- a CDS encoding MOFRL family protein, with the translated sequence MTPDSLLRAGHLGLDPREFLRRHDSHTFFEALGDTLHTGLTGHNLNDFRAVALT
- a CDS encoding ROK family protein encodes the protein MRPSRSRTSDWPSPVLRRGARRVRHDHKFRALHGQDARAALLARLRGTPLQDTPILFGNDADLFALGEWWAGAGEQLDTIGVTLGTGIGSGFIRAGTGPDRWPRRAARGELWNTPFRGATVEDAVSGAALTRLTHRHLGVALDARQLAALDASQSGPVWTAFGQTLGDVLAPGCRRSGRNGWCWRKHQPGLRAVQRFPAVTAAARHPGAAEPAFRERRPAGRGLPARP